One genomic window of Streptomyces sp. NBC_01276 includes the following:
- a CDS encoding helicase-associated domain-containing protein, translating to MNARSTLAKWLGTLDPERLTALLEERDLPLAAEYRRITTLLELAEHLLTDESVGQGLMAGTAGELELLASIAALALERHGPVVGGEAEDGPRYPWQQRKPVAAVEPADRMVSERDVLAWFEPGEKLRRAEHTLARLRERALLLPAPKGKLALPPLLHVRATGFDGYGRTANRLLTYAYNAPEVKRIAATLFGEGAARTRDQAQELIVALLADPARVRALVADAPVRALELLDHLVPGPPLLRTHCFVGRYGAQYAGPDAKYVFREGGSGDVGTDWLAVRGLLVPVGLDLVELPYEVARALRDGGAAPSPELEPRPFTATAPLPSGWDGEGGTAAAAAAWRAELVLRALAAQPVAVRKAGGIAVRDTRRLAKAAGADEADTRLWLDLAVNAGLAAPQDDEPAPAPRGRRNSNGPKPSARLLPSDRYDAWVAAPAAGKLLPLLAAWAVVPAVLSHWPDPDETPVALVSPQDEDAVALRTGVLRALAVLPDGQGLTGDALGFTELLSLAAWFQPALRGHLAADGTGELTGLDAVLDRLAATLTEAAHLGVVAHGALTPAGRALCRLLEVGAAHHYPAVPGAGTDPSARGSAGLGEDLSLRPALAQAVTALREALYAALPEPSETARFQSDLTATVTGAPAPALAELLSAVGDIESEGHAVVWRITATSVRRALDAGWSADELLDRLTTASERGTPLPQPLAYTIKDTARTHGQLKVVRSACCIRSDDPALIAEVAQARGLTKLRLRRIAPTVLISTAPPEETLSALRTAGYAPTQEAETGTTVLDRAPTDRAPNLLPTLEQAHPRYDEPRRGVPASARTLAARLLSTPG from the coding sequence GTGAATGCGCGTAGCACCCTCGCGAAATGGCTGGGCACCCTGGATCCCGAGCGGCTGACAGCCTTGCTGGAGGAGCGGGATCTGCCGCTCGCCGCCGAGTACCGACGGATCACCACCCTGCTTGAGCTCGCCGAACACCTGCTCACCGACGAGTCGGTGGGCCAGGGCCTGATGGCGGGCACTGCCGGAGAACTGGAGTTGCTCGCCTCCATCGCCGCCCTCGCCCTGGAGCGCCACGGCCCGGTGGTCGGTGGCGAGGCCGAGGACGGGCCCCGGTATCCCTGGCAACAGCGGAAGCCCGTTGCCGCGGTGGAGCCCGCGGACCGCATGGTGTCCGAGCGGGACGTACTGGCCTGGTTCGAGCCGGGGGAGAAGCTGCGGCGGGCGGAGCACACGCTCGCCCGACTGCGGGAGCGCGCGCTGTTGCTCCCCGCGCCCAAGGGGAAACTGGCGCTGCCGCCGCTGTTGCATGTCCGGGCCACTGGGTTCGACGGTTACGGGCGCACCGCCAACCGGCTGCTGACCTACGCCTACAACGCCCCCGAGGTCAAGCGAATCGCCGCAACCCTCTTCGGCGAGGGCGCGGCCCGTACCCGCGACCAGGCCCAGGAGCTGATCGTCGCTCTGCTCGCCGATCCCGCCCGGGTGCGGGCACTGGTGGCGGACGCCCCGGTCCGGGCGCTGGAGCTGCTGGACCATTTGGTACCCGGCCCGCCGCTGCTGCGCACTCACTGCTTCGTCGGCCGGTACGGGGCGCAGTACGCGGGCCCGGACGCCAAGTACGTCTTCCGGGAGGGCGGCAGCGGCGACGTGGGCACCGACTGGCTGGCCGTGCGCGGACTACTGGTCCCCGTCGGTCTCGACCTGGTGGAGCTTCCGTACGAGGTCGCCCGTGCGCTCCGTGACGGGGGCGCGGCACCCAGCCCCGAGCTGGAACCAAGGCCGTTCACCGCCACCGCGCCGCTGCCGTCCGGCTGGGATGGCGAGGGTGGCACGGCCGCCGCGGCGGCCGCCTGGAGGGCCGAACTGGTACTGCGGGCGCTGGCCGCCCAGCCGGTCGCGGTCCGCAAGGCGGGCGGGATCGCCGTACGGGACACCCGGCGGTTGGCGAAGGCCGCCGGGGCCGATGAGGCCGACACCCGGCTGTGGCTGGACCTCGCGGTCAACGCCGGCCTGGCCGCGCCTCAGGACGACGAACCCGCCCCCGCTCCCCGCGGCCGCCGGAACTCCAACGGGCCCAAGCCCTCCGCCCGGCTGCTGCCGAGCGACCGCTACGACGCTTGGGTAGCCGCCCCCGCAGCGGGCAAGCTGCTGCCGCTGCTGGCCGCCTGGGCTGTGGTCCCCGCAGTGCTCAGCCACTGGCCGGACCCCGACGAGACCCCGGTCGCGCTCGTCAGCCCGCAGGACGAGGACGCCGTGGCCCTGCGCACCGGGGTCCTCCGAGCGCTCGCGGTCCTCCCCGACGGACAGGGGTTGACCGGCGACGCGCTCGGATTCACCGAACTCCTCTCCCTGGCCGCGTGGTTCCAGCCCGCCCTGCGCGGCCACCTGGCCGCAGACGGCACCGGGGAGCTGACCGGACTGGACGCAGTGCTCGACCGCCTGGCAGCCACCCTGACAGAGGCGGCCCATCTCGGCGTGGTCGCTCACGGCGCGCTCACCCCCGCCGGGCGGGCCCTGTGTCGACTGCTGGAGGTGGGAGCCGCCCATCACTACCCGGCCGTGCCCGGCGCGGGCACGGACCCGTCCGCCCGCGGCTCCGCGGGCCTGGGCGAGGACCTCTCCCTGCGCCCTGCCCTGGCACAGGCGGTGACCGCACTGCGCGAGGCCCTGTACGCGGCGCTCCCCGAGCCCAGCGAGACGGCCCGGTTCCAGAGCGACCTGACGGCCACCGTCACCGGTGCGCCCGCGCCCGCCCTCGCAGAGCTGCTCTCCGCTGTCGGCGACATCGAGTCCGAAGGGCACGCCGTGGTCTGGCGGATCACTGCGACCTCCGTACGCCGGGCCCTGGACGCCGGCTGGAGCGCAGACGAACTACTCGACCGCCTCACCACCGCGAGCGAGCGCGGCACCCCACTGCCACAGCCGCTCGCCTACACGATCAAGGACACCGCCCGCACCCACGGACAACTCAAGGTCGTCCGCTCCGCCTGCTGCATCCGCTCGGACGACCCCGCACTGATCGCCGAGGTGGCCCAGGCCCGAGGCCTGACCAAACTCCGCCTCCGCCGGATCGCCCCCACGGTCCTGATCTCCACCGCCCCGCCAGAGGAGACGCTGTCAGCCCTCCGCACGGCCGGCTACGCCCCCACCCAGGAAGCCGAAACGGGCACGACCGTCCTGGACCGCGCCCCCACCGACCGCGCCCCGAACCTCCTGCCGACCCTGGAACAGGCCCACCCCCGGTACGACGAACCGCGCCGCGGCGTCCCGGCGAGCGCCCGCACCCTGGCGGCCCGGCTCCTCAGCACACCTGGGTGA
- a CDS encoding XdhC family protein, with product MRELAETARRWVAEGRVAFLARPVTEQGFGPRDPAGAVLVDARGECVGALYHGVFDAELVAEAAALGAAVGAEGARVCELSVGAGEAVEARLTCGGQAEVLLQPLAAIPAEWWELLGTGAGVALVTRLNADADRAESRVVRAGGTPGDDAERRAGELLGTRRPGRDALYGGSGLVLVEAYPSAPHVVIGGAGELADVIGAQAALLGWEAVCVEDAAEAEKVLTAHRDAACLVLLSHEPDFDVPALRTALALGIPYVGALGSRRTTARRREGLVAAGVREAELARVHGPIGLDLGAKTPAETALAICAEILGVLGGREAQGLRDSDGPLR from the coding sequence ATGCGTGAGCTGGCGGAGACCGCACGGCGGTGGGTGGCCGAGGGGCGGGTCGCGTTCCTGGCGCGGCCGGTGACCGAGCAGGGGTTCGGGCCGCGTGATCCGGCCGGGGCCGTGCTCGTGGACGCGCGGGGCGAGTGCGTGGGGGCCCTGTACCACGGGGTGTTCGACGCCGAGCTCGTCGCCGAGGCGGCGGCGCTGGGCGCGGCCGTGGGCGCGGAGGGGGCCCGGGTGTGCGAGCTGTCCGTCGGGGCGGGCGAGGCCGTGGAGGCCCGGCTGACCTGCGGCGGGCAGGCCGAGGTGCTGCTGCAGCCGCTCGCGGCGATCCCGGCCGAGTGGTGGGAGCTGCTCGGGACGGGGGCCGGGGTGGCGCTGGTGACCCGGCTGAACGCGGACGCCGACCGGGCGGAGAGCCGGGTCGTACGGGCCGGCGGGACGCCCGGCGACGACGCGGAGCGCCGGGCCGGGGAGCTGCTCGGTACGCGGCGGCCCGGCCGGGACGCGCTGTACGGGGGATCCGGGCTGGTGCTCGTGGAGGCGTACCCGTCGGCGCCGCACGTGGTGATCGGCGGGGCCGGCGAGCTGGCCGACGTCATCGGGGCCCAGGCGGCGCTGCTGGGCTGGGAGGCGGTGTGCGTGGAGGACGCGGCCGAGGCGGAAAAGGTGCTGACCGCCCACCGGGATGCCGCCTGCCTGGTGCTGCTCAGCCACGAGCCCGACTTCGACGTGCCGGCCCTGCGGACGGCGCTCGCGCTCGGGATCCCGTACGTCGGCGCGCTCGGGTCGCGGCGGACCACCGCGCGGCGCCGGGAGGGGCTGGTCGCGGCCGGGGTCCGGGAGGCGGAACTGGCCCGGGTGCACGGGCCGATCGGGCTCGACCTGGGCGCCAAGACCCCGGCGGAGACCGCCCTGGCGATCTGCGCCGAGATCCTCGGGGTGCTCGGCGGGCGGGAGGCGCAGGGGCTGCGGGATTCCGACGGACCGTTGAGGTGA
- a CDS encoding Ku protein — protein MRSIWNGAISFGLVSIPIKLVNATESHSISFRQIHVSDGGRVRYRKVCELDGEEVPAAEIGKGYEEADGSIVPITDEDLAQLPIPTAKTIEIVSFVPAEEIDPLQMDAAYYLAANGATAAKPYTLLREALKRSRKVAIAKYALRGRERLGMLRVVDDVIAMHGLLWPDEIRQPEGVAPEASVTVRDAELDLADALMATLGEVEIASLHDDYREAVEAMLAAKTGEGYEPAEAVVEPAGGQVIDLMAALESSVRAARESRAGGSGDSAESGTPAEVTPIRGRRTPASSAPAPKAVGGKKSTASTGAAKKTAAGAKAAAGGKKSTSTAKSTSTAKGAAAAKGAGTARSGAKSAGGAGAGSRTRAAKSTSTAKSASAAKSAGTGRASASGAGAGAAKKAAPRKRSSA, from the coding sequence GTGCGATCCATTTGGAACGGGGCGATCTCCTTCGGCTTGGTCAGCATTCCGATCAAGCTCGTCAACGCCACCGAGAGCCACTCGATCTCCTTCCGTCAGATCCATGTGAGCGACGGCGGCCGCGTCCGCTACCGCAAGGTGTGCGAACTCGACGGCGAGGAGGTGCCGGCCGCCGAGATCGGCAAGGGGTACGAGGAGGCCGACGGGTCGATCGTCCCGATCACGGACGAGGACCTGGCACAGCTGCCGATCCCGACCGCGAAGACGATCGAGATCGTGTCGTTCGTACCGGCCGAGGAGATCGATCCGTTGCAGATGGACGCCGCCTACTACCTCGCGGCGAACGGCGCCACGGCGGCGAAGCCGTACACGCTGTTGCGGGAGGCGCTGAAGCGGAGCCGGAAGGTGGCGATCGCCAAGTACGCGCTGCGGGGGCGGGAGCGGCTCGGCATGCTGCGGGTCGTCGACGACGTGATCGCCATGCACGGGCTGCTGTGGCCGGACGAGATCCGGCAGCCGGAGGGCGTGGCCCCCGAGGCGTCGGTGACCGTACGGGACGCCGAACTCGACCTGGCCGACGCCCTGATGGCCACCCTGGGCGAGGTGGAGATCGCCTCGCTGCACGACGACTACCGCGAGGCCGTGGAGGCCATGCTCGCGGCGAAGACGGGCGAGGGGTACGAGCCGGCGGAGGCGGTGGTGGAGCCGGCGGGCGGCCAGGTGATCGACCTGATGGCGGCGCTGGAGAGCAGCGTACGGGCGGCCAGGGAGTCCCGGGCCGGGGGCTCCGGGGACTCCGCGGAGTCCGGGACTCCGGCGGAGGTGACGCCGATCCGCGGCCGCAGGACGCCGGCGTCGAGCGCTCCCGCGCCCAAGGCGGTGGGCGGGAAGAAGTCGACGGCGTCGACGGGCGCCGCGAAGAAGACGGCGGCCGGGGCGAAGGCGGCCGCCGGGGGGAAGAAGAGCACCTCCACCGCCAAGAGCACCTCCACCGCCAAGGGTGCCGCCGCGGCCAAGGGCGCCGGCACGGCCCGGTCGGGGGCCAAGTCCGCGGGCGGTGCGGGGGCGGGATCGCGGACCCGGGCCGCCAAGTCCACCTCCACCGCGAAATCGGCTTCGGCCGCCAAGTCGGCCGGGACCGGCAGGGCTTCGGCCTCCGGCGCGGGCGCGGGCGCCGCGAAGAAGGCGGCGCCCCGCAAGCGGAGTTCGGCCTGA
- a CDS encoding DUF6479 family protein produces the protein MNTTLIPLAADATLGQIAWFLVVGLGVVGVLLGGFALGRRVRDHEPPPPTPESQPHLPDGGAVYEVREERDYVEIPEGGLRPHEMQGYGNFGSRTHSHPDDARAEREAGYELPKGPGPHAQPGAPPNAGRGAHA, from the coding sequence ATGAATACGACCCTGATCCCCCTCGCGGCGGACGCGACACTGGGCCAGATCGCGTGGTTCCTGGTCGTCGGGCTCGGCGTCGTCGGTGTCCTGCTCGGCGGCTTCGCACTGGGCCGGAGGGTGCGCGACCACGAGCCACCGCCCCCCACCCCCGAGAGCCAGCCCCACCTGCCCGACGGCGGTGCGGTGTACGAGGTGCGCGAGGAGCGGGACTACGTCGAGATCCCCGAAGGCGGCCTGCGCCCCCACGAAATGCAGGGGTACGGCAACTTCGGCTCCCGCACCCACAGCCACCCGGACGACGCCCGCGCCGAGCGGGAAGCCGGCTACGAGCTCCCCAAGGGGCCCGGACCGCACGCGCAGCCCGGAGCTCCCCCGAACGCGGGGCGCGGCGCCCACGCCTGA
- a CDS encoding ATP-dependent DNA ligase, with protein MRVALATAVRTLPRGAGLAYEPKFDGHRLVVVRTAQDVVLQARSGRIVTAAFPDLAAAARQLPAGTVLDGEVVVWHAGRTDFALVQRRAAAASAARAAVLAQRLPASYAAFDVLELAGLDVRARPYERRRALLVDLLLPLGPPLQPVPMTTDPELAETWYATLPASGIEGLVVKRLDESYPAGRRSWRKLRHTDVADAAVIGFTGTPRRPLALVLVLPGEDDEAPLVSSPLSAGLRTEMAAAVAALGEVAPAAATVTAIGLGEVPFRPLDPPLAAEVRRSSARHPPPEVLRLRTDL; from the coding sequence ATCCGGGTGGCGCTGGCCACGGCCGTACGGACCCTGCCGCGCGGGGCCGGACTGGCGTACGAGCCCAAGTTCGACGGTCACCGCCTCGTCGTCGTGCGCACGGCGCAGGACGTGGTCCTCCAGGCCCGCTCCGGCCGGATCGTGACCGCCGCCTTCCCCGACCTGGCCGCCGCGGCCCGGCAACTGCCCGCCGGGACCGTACTGGACGGGGAGGTGGTGGTGTGGCACGCGGGCCGTACGGACTTCGCGCTGGTCCAGCGGCGCGCCGCGGCCGCGAGCGCGGCCCGCGCGGCGGTGCTCGCGCAACGCCTGCCGGCCTCGTACGCGGCCTTCGACGTGCTGGAACTGGCCGGGCTCGACGTCCGCGCCCGGCCCTACGAACGCCGCCGGGCGCTCCTGGTCGATCTGCTCCTGCCCCTGGGCCCGCCCCTCCAGCCGGTGCCGATGACCACCGACCCCGAGCTCGCCGAGACCTGGTACGCGACCCTGCCCGCCAGCGGCATCGAGGGCCTGGTCGTGAAGCGGCTCGACGAGTCCTACCCCGCCGGCCGTCGCTCCTGGCGCAAGCTGCGCCACACCGACGTCGCGGACGCGGCGGTGATCGGCTTCACCGGCACCCCGCGCCGCCCGCTGGCCCTCGTCCTGGTGCTGCCGGGGGAGGACGACGAGGCTCCGCTGGTGTCGAGCCCGCTCTCCGCGGGGCTGCGTACGGAGATGGCGGCGGCCGTCGCGGCCCTCGGGGAGGTGGCCCCGGCCGCGGCCACGGTCACCGCGATCGGGCTCGGCGAAGTACCGTTCCGCCCGCTGGACCCGCCGCTGGCCGCGGAGGTCCGGCGCAGTTCGGCCCGGCATCCGCCGCCGGAGGTGCTCCGGCTCCGGACGGACCTCTGA
- a CDS encoding MFS transporter, protein METLRRTFQSLSVRNFRLFVLGQLLSVTCTWMMVIAQDWLVLELAGDSGAALGVVTAMQFTPVLLLTLYGGGLADRHSKRSLLMLANGASGVLALALGLWILLGEVRLWHIWLFALALGTVNAVEAPTRISFVGEMVGGELLPNASAMSAAYFNVARVVGPAIAGFLIARLDVAAVVLINAVSYLGTVASVALMRPAELHVPASRPAAPGIADGLRYVGRRPDLVLPLALLGVVGLAGFNFQLTLPLLAKTEFHTDSTAFGLLSSSLAAGSLLAAFATTARRGRPSALVVTGSALAFGITEALVGLAPTLTTACLLLTLTGFTMMYFAQASNHRVQLGTDPAYRGRVMALYTVIFQGGTPLGALLTGLLAEHRGPRWALTTGGLITLTAATIALTAFPHPTSPTTESP, encoded by the coding sequence GTGGAGACCTTGAGACGCACCTTCCAGTCCCTCTCGGTGCGCAACTTCCGGCTGTTCGTCCTCGGACAGCTCCTCTCCGTCACGTGCACCTGGATGATGGTCATCGCCCAGGACTGGCTGGTCCTGGAACTGGCCGGCGACTCGGGCGCCGCCCTCGGGGTGGTGACGGCCATGCAGTTCACCCCCGTCCTCCTGCTGACCCTGTACGGGGGCGGGCTCGCCGACCGCCACAGCAAACGCAGCCTCCTGATGCTCGCCAACGGCGCGTCCGGGGTGCTCGCGCTGGCACTGGGCCTGTGGATCCTCCTCGGCGAGGTGCGGCTCTGGCACATCTGGCTCTTCGCCCTGGCCCTGGGCACCGTCAACGCGGTGGAGGCGCCCACCCGGATCTCGTTCGTCGGCGAGATGGTCGGCGGCGAACTCCTGCCGAACGCCTCGGCGATGAGCGCGGCCTACTTCAACGTCGCCCGCGTGGTGGGCCCGGCGATCGCGGGCTTCCTCATAGCCCGCCTCGACGTCGCGGCCGTCGTCCTGATCAACGCCGTCAGCTACCTCGGTACGGTCGCCAGCGTCGCCCTGATGCGCCCGGCGGAACTGCACGTCCCGGCGTCGCGGCCGGCCGCGCCCGGGATCGCGGACGGACTGCGCTACGTCGGCCGGCGCCCCGACCTCGTACTGCCGCTGGCGCTGCTCGGCGTGGTGGGCCTGGCCGGGTTCAACTTCCAGCTGACCCTGCCCCTGCTGGCCAAGACGGAGTTCCACACCGACTCCACCGCCTTCGGCCTGCTCAGCAGCTCCCTGGCGGCGGGCTCCCTGCTGGCCGCCTTCGCCACCACCGCCCGCCGCGGCCGCCCGTCGGCCCTCGTGGTGACCGGCTCGGCACTGGCCTTCGGCATCACGGAGGCCCTCGTGGGCCTGGCCCCGACCCTGACCACGGCCTGCCTGCTCCTGACCCTGACCGGCTTCACGATGATGTACTTCGCCCAGGCGTCGAACCACCGCGTCCAACTGGGCACGGACCCGGCCTACCGGGGCCGGGTGATGGCCCTCTACACGGTGATCTTCCAAGGGGGCACCCCCCTGGGCGCCCTCCTCACGGGCCTGCTCGCGGAACACCGAGGCCCCCGCTGGGCCCTCACCACGGGCGGCCTCATCACCCTCACCGCAGCGACCATCGCCCTGACGGCCTTCCCCCACCCGACATCCCCCACCACGGAGTCCCCCTGA
- a CDS encoding nuclease-related domain-containing protein: MSGLKVLPSGRPGRGRLYVNGSDGHAVAWYDRRTNRISVLADDQRAAVLAALRPHLSGDWTIGPPPVPTAAELLRLTLPPDRDLAPNRPGETLLGELAYGSPGSRARHRMRQELQARQRIGAESDALEEEDWRALHDIPLPGLGMLDHLLIGPPGVFAVRTVPGRRQRAQVGDLLLTVGRAEPRPDPRWIRRAAARAARALTAQVTPVLALADASRVDVAPTVRDVLVLQPATLSAVLTAAPATLKLPDVEALFTLARTQPTWSAP, translated from the coding sequence ATGAGCGGACTCAAGGTGCTTCCGAGCGGCCGGCCCGGCCGTGGCCGGCTCTACGTCAACGGTTCCGACGGCCACGCGGTGGCCTGGTACGACCGGCGGACCAACCGGATCAGCGTCCTCGCGGACGACCAGCGCGCGGCGGTCCTGGCCGCCCTGCGCCCGCACTTGAGCGGCGACTGGACCATCGGGCCGCCGCCGGTCCCCACCGCCGCCGAACTGCTCCGGCTCACCCTCCCGCCCGACCGGGACCTGGCCCCGAACCGCCCCGGCGAGACCCTGCTCGGCGAGCTCGCGTACGGATCGCCCGGCAGCCGGGCCCGGCACCGGATGCGGCAGGAACTCCAGGCGCGGCAGCGGATCGGGGCGGAATCCGACGCCCTGGAGGAAGAGGACTGGCGGGCCCTGCACGACATCCCGCTGCCGGGCCTGGGGATGCTGGACCACCTGCTCATCGGGCCCCCGGGCGTGTTCGCCGTCCGCACGGTCCCGGGGCGGCGCCAGCGCGCCCAAGTCGGCGACCTGCTGCTGACGGTGGGCCGCGCCGAGCCCCGCCCGGACCCCCGGTGGATCCGCAGGGCCGCGGCCCGCGCGGCCCGGGCGCTGACCGCCCAGGTCACTCCCGTCCTGGCGCTCGCGGACGCCTCCCGGGTCGACGTGGCCCCGACGGTCCGGGACGTCCTCGTCCTCCAGCCCGCCACTTTGTCCGCCGTCCTGACGGCCGCCCCCGCCACCCTCAAACTCCCGGACGTGGAGGCCCTCTTCACCCTGGCGCGCACCCAACCCACCTGGTCCGCCCCCTAG
- a CDS encoding TetR/AcrR family transcriptional regulator encodes MTVRAYRRLSVEERRAQLLDAALSLFAHRAPEEVSLDDVAEAAGVSRPLVYRYFPGGKQQLYEAALRSAADVLELCFAEPQHGPLTQRLSRALDRYLAFVDEHHTGFSALLQGGSVVETSRTSATVDGIRRAAADQILVHLGVPTPGPRLRMMVRTWITAVEAASLIWIDEGRQPEAGQLRDWLLDQFIALLTATAATDPETAAAARAALALESSDGPVGVLARRVIPVVSEAAHLL; translated from the coding sequence ATGACCGTACGCGCGTACCGCAGGCTGAGCGTCGAGGAGCGGCGGGCCCAACTCCTCGACGCGGCCCTGTCGCTGTTCGCGCACCGGGCACCGGAGGAGGTCTCCCTCGACGACGTCGCGGAAGCCGCCGGGGTCTCCCGACCGCTGGTCTACCGGTACTTCCCGGGCGGCAAGCAGCAGCTCTACGAGGCCGCCCTGCGCTCCGCCGCCGACGTCCTCGAACTCTGCTTCGCGGAACCCCAGCACGGTCCCCTCACCCAGCGGCTCTCCCGCGCCCTGGACCGCTACCTCGCCTTCGTCGACGAACACCACACCGGCTTCTCCGCCCTCCTCCAGGGCGGCAGCGTCGTCGAGACCTCCCGCACCAGTGCCACCGTCGACGGCATCCGCCGCGCGGCCGCCGACCAGATCCTCGTCCACCTCGGCGTCCCCACCCCCGGGCCGCGGCTGCGGATGATGGTCCGCACGTGGATCACCGCCGTCGAGGCGGCATCGCTGATCTGGATCGACGAGGGCCGGCAGCCGGAGGCCGGCCAGCTGCGCGACTGGCTCCTGGACCAGTTCATCGCCCTCCTGACGGCCACCGCCGCCACCGACCCCGAAACCGCGGCGGCCGCGCGGGCCGCCCTGGCCCTGGAGTCGTCCGACGGGCCCGTAGGGGTCCTCGCCCGCCGCGTGATCCCGGTGGTGTCCGAGGCGGCCCACCTGCTGTGA
- a CDS encoding ATP-binding protein — protein sequence MRRVLPAWTATLTWKSACFIVVMCCSLAAVLGLLVHAEVTRQTVATARDKALERLHDAALAYEAGEALPPGSGIDPQGLPPELRALAVSGQRATVVADHLGQPVMWAAAPADGRALATAIDYGQSARTIRGLDNAIIGSSLLAIGGTLLVGAFAVTRVTRRLHQTAAVARRITGGDLDARVGDPRTTDPARHQDEVSTVAGALDTMAGTLQAKLLSEQRFTADVAHELRTPLTGLQAASELLPEGRPTQLVRERVRTMRQLTEDLLEISRLDSGSERVDTDLHQLARLARRVVRASGTDTEVVVVRDAHVETDRRRLERVLGNLVANAHKHGRGPVVVTVDGPVVTVRDHGVGYPDYLLAHGPQRFRSGGRGHGLGLTIAVGQAQAIGARLEFREAEGGGALAVLTLP from the coding sequence GTGAGGCGGGTGCTGCCCGCGTGGACGGCCACGCTGACCTGGAAGTCGGCGTGCTTCATCGTGGTGATGTGCTGCTCGCTGGCGGCCGTGCTGGGACTGCTCGTGCACGCCGAGGTGACCCGGCAGACCGTCGCGACCGCGCGCGACAAGGCGCTGGAAAGACTGCACGACGCCGCCCTCGCCTACGAGGCGGGCGAGGCCCTGCCACCCGGTTCGGGCATCGACCCGCAAGGGCTGCCGCCGGAACTGCGGGCCCTGGCGGTGAGCGGGCAGCGGGCCACCGTCGTCGCGGACCACCTGGGGCAGCCCGTGATGTGGGCCGCCGCCCCGGCGGACGGGCGGGCCCTGGCCACCGCGATCGACTACGGGCAGAGCGCACGGACGATCCGGGGGCTGGACAACGCCATCATCGGCTCCTCGCTCCTGGCCATCGGCGGGACGCTGCTGGTGGGGGCCTTCGCCGTGACCCGCGTGACGCGCAGGCTGCACCAGACGGCGGCGGTCGCCCGGCGGATCACCGGCGGCGACCTGGACGCGCGGGTCGGCGACCCGCGCACGACCGATCCCGCGCGGCACCAGGACGAGGTCTCCACGGTGGCCGGGGCCCTGGACACGATGGCGGGCACGCTCCAGGCGAAGCTGCTGAGCGAGCAGCGGTTCACGGCCGATGTCGCGCACGAGCTGCGTACGCCGCTGACCGGGCTGCAGGCGGCGTCGGAGCTGCTGCCGGAGGGGCGGCCGACGCAGCTGGTGCGGGAGCGGGTGCGGACGATGCGGCAGCTGACCGAGGACCTGCTGGAGATCTCCAGGCTGGATTCGGGGAGCGAGCGGGTGGACACGGATCTGCACCAGCTGGCGCGGCTGGCGCGGAGGGTGGTGCGGGCGTCGGGGACGGACACGGAGGTCGTCGTCGTCAGGGACGCGCACGTGGAGACGGACCGGCGGCGGCTGGAGCGGGTGCTGGGGAACCTGGTCGCGAACGCGCACAAGCACGGGCGGGGGCCGGTGGTGGTGACGGTGGACGGGCCGGTGGTGACCGTACGGGACCACGGGGTCGGGTATCCGGACTACCTGCTCGCGCACGGGCCGCAGCGGTTCCGGAGCGGGGGCAGGGGGCACGGGCTGGGGCTGACGATCGCGGTGGGGCAGGCGCAGGCGATCGGTGCGCGGCTGGAGTTCCGGGAGGCGGAGGGGGGCGGGGCGCTGGCGGTACTCACGCTGCCGTAG
- the ligD gene encoding non-homologous end-joining DNA ligase: MTPITMVEGRRIALSNLDKVLYPRTGFTKGEVLHYYATVADSLLAHIRDRPVSFLRYPDGPDGQLFFTKNPPPGTPAWVRTTPVPRSEDERAEQVVVRDLPTLMWAANLVVEFHTPQWTAGRPAVADRIVFDLDPGPPATVVECCAAARWLRGRLAADGLDAYAKTSGSKGLHLAVAIEPTPSARVSAYAKTLAQEAEAALPGLVVHRMAKALRPGKVFVDHSQNAAAKTTAAPYTLRARDLPTVSAPVSWEEVEGCRTASDLVFLADDMAPRLARDGDLLAPLTDPARAGRLP, encoded by the coding sequence ATGACGCCGATCACCATGGTGGAGGGGCGTCGCATCGCGCTCAGCAACCTGGACAAGGTCCTGTACCCGCGGACCGGCTTCACCAAGGGCGAGGTGCTGCACTACTACGCCACGGTCGCGGACTCCCTCCTCGCGCACATCCGCGACCGCCCGGTCTCCTTCCTGCGCTATCCCGACGGTCCGGACGGACAGCTCTTCTTCACCAAGAACCCGCCACCCGGTACGCCCGCCTGGGTGAGGACCACCCCCGTGCCCCGCTCCGAGGACGAACGGGCCGAGCAGGTGGTCGTCCGCGACCTGCCCACCCTCATGTGGGCCGCCAACCTCGTCGTGGAGTTCCACACCCCCCAGTGGACGGCCGGCCGGCCCGCCGTCGCCGACCGGATCGTCTTCGACCTCGACCCCGGCCCGCCCGCCACCGTCGTCGAGTGCTGCGCCGCCGCCCGCTGGCTGCGCGGCCGCCTGGCCGCCGACGGCCTCGACGCCTACGCCAAGACCTCCGGCTCCAAGGGCCTGCACCTGGCCGTCGCGATCGAGCCGACCCCGTCCGCGCGCGTGTCCGCGTACGCCAAGACCCTCGCCCAGGAGGCCGAGGCGGCCCTCCCCGGCCTGGTCGTGCACCGGATGGCCAAGGCCCTGCGCCCCGGGAAGGTGTTCGTCGACCACAGCCAGAACGCCGCCGCCAAGACCACCGCCGCCCCCTACACCCTGCGCGCGCGGGATCTGCCCACCGTCTCGGCGCCCGTCTCCTGGGAGGAGGTGGAGGGCTGTCGGACCGCCTCCGACCTGGTGTTCCTCGCCGACGACATGGCGCCCCGACTGGCCCGCGACGGCGACCTGCTGGCTCCCCTGACCGACCCCGCCCGTGCCGGGAGGCTGCCGTGA